A stretch of DNA from Carya illinoinensis cultivar Pawnee chromosome 12, C.illinoinensisPawnee_v1, whole genome shotgun sequence:
AGTTCCAGTCTTCCCATCCCATACATGAGCTAAACACGAGTACTTATGCTACACAAGTAAACCAGTTTCATAGCGCAGTGCAAGAAACTCAACCTTGTGCAGCATCACATACTCTTAGTACTCCATTTGGAAGGGAACCTCAGCTCACACAAGCAAAATTGGAGCAACTCTCTccaaatctcaattttatccgCCAAAATACTCTGCCAAACGTGTGGCCGAGTATGGGAGAGCAACTAAATTTAGCCAGGAATGACTTTCCTTTGCAAAATGTGGATTCCATTATTGACCCTCAATTTGAAAACGAAATTTTGCAGACTAGGAACAATATTGATCAGCAGATACCAAATTACAGTTTTGGCTCGCTGATAATAACGACAACTTCTCCCAGTCCCACACCCTTATCGTCTACTACCACCTACGCCAACTGCAGCAGTACTGAAGATGAGAGGGATAGTTACTGCAGCAATATTATGATGTTTAATATGCTTGCCAAATAGCTTAAATGCCGGTGTTGACGCTGAAGCTGGCTGCAATGTGCGGCAACAAGCTGATCCTATTTTCTTAGCTTCGTCTGTATCTAGCTAGTGTTTCATGTTCAGATCATTTGGCTTTGGATTTAATTGTACGTTCTGCGTGAGTTGTAGTTGAACTTACGATATTAATTATGCATTCTTCTCCAACATTGGCCAGCAGATGAGAATAACAATGCTACGTACagttattttacatattatttatgcattttattgatatgattaattggattaattttttttaatacacaatcaatcGTATCAatgaaatacataaaaaaatatacgaaaataattatacataaaatttttataaatttaacccTCCTGAATTATATTAAGTTCTAGGTATAAAGGTACTGAAATATCTGAGTAGACAGAAGAAGCCGGGGGGAAACAATAATGCCCTCCAAACGGTGAAAAAGACGGAACTTCTGTACGTCCACATGCATGCAGAAGGAATTCCTAGGATCAAACTTAATAGCTTAATTACAGATCAGAGAAGAAACTCCGAGGAAGTTTTCGCAGACCATGCATCCAAGTTTACACATAACTTCTGTACGTTCTAATAATATCAcgctaattaattattatttattttttaaaaacttcaaaaaaaattaattattaaaattatatctttaaCACATGTCCAATAACGGGATGTGATGTGATGCTTGCTATcaagatttctcaaaattttctcatatttgacgttttgagtaaaataaaaataaatatatgaaatagatcttataatatttattaaatacttaatattattagaagaatttaaataaatagcAACAAGACTTTCATTGTATATTATTTTCGCTCTCTAAaccattaaatttaaatatatattaaagaagaTTTAATTTTGTCTATGCTATCAGAAGGGTGATCGATTATGCGAGTGACGAAAGCTATAATTGcgaatttaattaaatagcaaTCAATTTCGTAAGGGAAACAAATTGTAGGTGTAAAGCTTGGTTGGACTGCCTTCCTCTTCATtcgttatatatttataatgttgtgaaagaaaaaataaaagaatatatagatattatagCACATCCTAACCTAGTACTTAGGCCTACATTATTATGATGAGAAATTATTGAATGAACCCACAAGTATTCGACGATGGCCTCGGCTAGCTAGTAACCAGTAGGGGTGATAATTAGTATTTCTTTTGTCTTGTCAAATTATAGATATTCAATTATATGGCTCAATCTTAACTCGATTTGTTAAATTAAATATGTTAGATCTTCAAATCTTAACACAGtctatttaaataaaagattgtatactgtcatatatttttattcgtttaataattaattaaaaaatgatcaaCATGACATAACTTATTTCAATTCGTTTCATATAAATGTTGACTGATTGTAATATTACATGATGAATTATGTTACTAAAGAACTCATGCAAaggttcaaacttcaaaacctCGTCTAGACAATCCGCATCGAGGTTTTCCTCTACAAACCCTTTTAtggattttgaaaactttttggAGGGCCCATTCTTTGtataaagatataaatataCCTGGAAGTAGAAATCTCACTGCTTTACGtattctttttaattcaatttggGCGTTCGTCGCAGCTAACGATCGATCATGATttgataaacaaaaaaaattgattatgcCCACCAGGGCGCATCGCCTGTTCTGAAATCAGTTTCAACCCAGGGAACAAACACCACCTTCCCATTATCGATGTCGATGTCTGCGTGTGCCAGAGCCAAGGACTGTTCCAAATGGGGACGATCAGAAGGATAATTAGCGGGATAATTAACAGAGGCAGACAGAGAGAGCATATGGAACAGTGTTCTTCATTTTGTGACTTACCAGAGGAGCAGGTCCCCTAACAACCCTGCCTTGGTTATTGTACTGAGAACCATGACAAGGACAAATGAACTTGTTTTCAGCAGCATTCCACGGCACCACACAACCTAAATGTGTGCAGACAGCGTTAATGCCATAAGTTGCCAGACTCCTATCATTCTCCACAACAAGGTATGTTGGGTCTCCctgaaattttgaattttgaacacATTACACAGCATCCTCCAAAATTCAAAAATCACTATATAAGAATATTGTTCTTGGAAAAGAGATCGAGAAGGACTATTCGCAGTAGTTGGAAACATTTGGATCATGTGGTACTACAAGCTGATTTGTCATTAATATACAGAGCATATAGTATTAGTGCAAAGAGATCTAGAATACGGATATCTAAGCAATGAATTATGAGATATACCTTCAGCCCTTGAGTTAGGGTTCTGTCACCAGGGCCATGGTTCTTAAGCCATTCAGATGCAATGACATCGTTTCCAAGAGCATCCTTTGCTACGATACCGCCACCAGCACCACCCGTCCTGTTCAGTTGCCCATACTAAAGttaaatataaatcaaaatcaagGAGTTGCAGGGATCTCAAGATTTTACCTCCATATGAAAACTGAAAGACTCTTAGGTAAGAAATTGAATCAACAATAAAACCAATACGACTATTGATCCAAGACAGAcacaagaagaaaattttaaagccgatcaaacagagcaaattAAGAGGTTGTTTAATGAAAACGGAATAGAAAACATAACAAGTTACCCTTTAGCTCTTCCATTGTATAAGAAAGAAAGACCGAAACTCACCCTGGTGGAACAAAGAAGGAAGCATAAGGAACCAACATGCCAGCCGTGGGGAGGGATATGGCACCTAACAGAAGCAGATTCATGAGTTGCCTCTTGCCCATGTCAGGTACTCGATCGGCTGGAATGCTGGTGGCCTGGCAAGTGATTTTTGTACCCTTTTCCTTTCTCACCAACTGGGTCCTCATCGTGGGCTTCAGCATAAAAGCTTGGGATGAAATAAACAACCCATTCTTACTAGAGCACAGCTGAAAGTAAACAGGAAAAACATTTTACTTTTTTGAGTTACAGATATCACATCGAAGTTTACCCGAGTCCTACATCAAGTTAAGACAATATATATGAGAAGAATGAATGATTACCTGAGAAATGGTTGAAGGGGAGAG
This window harbors:
- the LOC122289077 gene encoding cytochrome b6-f complex iron-sulfur subunit, chloroplastic-like: MAASTLSPSTISQLCSSKNGLFISSQAFMLKPTMRTQLVRKEKGTKITCQATSIPADRVPDMGKRQLMNLLLLGAISLPTAGMLVPYASFFVPPGTGGAGGGIVAKDALGNDVIASEWLKNHGPGDRTLTQGLKGDPTYLVVENDRSLATYGINAVCTHLGCVVPWNAAENKFICPCHGSQYNNQGRVVRGPAPLSLALAHADIDIDNGKVVFVPWVETDFRTGDAPWWA